One region of Streptococcus salivarius genomic DNA includes:
- a CDS encoding threonine/serine ThrE exporter family protein — MTIDFPRETETETKNEMDAVLQAGRVLMESGAEIYRIEDTMGHMAKSLGIRDFSTYVVNRGVMISGLNRSGLKESRVLATSAPSIHLGKLEEVNRLSRELAEQPNQPVSSIFQKLKTIEQKTFYRPLEDIIACVIGAGSFSLALGSSWIDGTAAAISGLFVGIGMQLFSRFIHTSFLQIILSSAIAALSANVLYYLGIGQHRSVIILGTLMILIPGAYFVNAIREFTQNNYYSGLALMLSGVSTCLSISVGVLAMISLLPFAEQLSGMFSTPSTSWQEVLIQTFMAGLGTAAFSVLYRVPKKYFLDLGTLGAGSWLLYLLIWNNTHHEVLAILFPALLVTFTSRFLAHYRRCPATVFLASSMFPLIPGMSFYRAVYFLLIGNSDLGLSFLRACFLASFTIAIAVSLTQQIPSRYFVLGKKK; from the coding sequence ATGACCATCGATTTTCCAAGAGAGACAGAAACAGAAACTAAAAACGAAATGGATGCCGTCCTTCAGGCTGGCCGTGTCCTTATGGAGAGCGGTGCTGAGATTTACCGTATTGAAGACACTATGGGACACATGGCCAAGTCTCTTGGTATCAGAGACTTTTCCACTTACGTGGTCAATCGAGGGGTTATGATCTCCGGACTCAACCGCTCAGGTCTTAAGGAGTCTCGTGTCCTAGCTACCTCAGCTCCTTCTATCCATCTGGGAAAACTCGAGGAAGTGAACCGCCTGTCTCGCGAACTGGCAGAGCAGCCAAATCAACCTGTCTCTAGCATTTTCCAAAAGCTGAAAACCATTGAGCAGAAGACTTTCTATCGTCCTTTAGAGGACATTATAGCCTGTGTCATTGGTGCTGGGAGCTTCTCGCTAGCTCTGGGAAGTAGCTGGATTGATGGGACTGCTGCGGCTATATCTGGACTTTTTGTAGGGATTGGTATGCAGCTCTTTTCACGTTTTATTCATACCAGTTTCTTGCAGATTATCCTCTCTAGTGCCATCGCAGCTTTATCAGCCAATGTTCTCTACTATCTAGGAATTGGCCAGCACCGTAGCGTGATTATCCTGGGAACCTTGATGATTTTGATTCCTGGGGCCTACTTTGTTAATGCCATTCGTGAATTCACCCAGAACAACTACTACAGTGGACTGGCCCTAATGCTGTCAGGGGTCTCCACCTGTCTGTCTATCTCTGTCGGTGTTCTTGCCATGATTTCACTTCTACCCTTTGCGGAACAATTATCAGGCATGTTCTCAACACCATCTACCTCATGGCAGGAGGTCTTGATTCAGACCTTCATGGCCGGGCTGGGGACAGCAGCCTTCTCCGTGCTTTACCGAGTACCAAAGAAATACTTCTTAGACCTCGGAACCCTAGGTGCAGGCTCATGGCTCCTCTACCTCTTGATTTGGAACAATACCCATCACGAGGTCTTAGCCATCCTCTTCCCTGCCCTACTGGTCACATTCACCTCACGCTTTTTGGCCCACTACCGTAGATGTCCAGCTACAGTCTTCCTAGCCTCAAGCATGTTCCCACTCATCCCCGGGATGAGCTTCTACCGTGCGGTCTACTTCCTCTTGATTGGAAATTCAGACCTAGGACTCAGCTTCCTACGGGCTTGTTTCCTAGCTTCATTTACCATCGCCATCGCCGTCAGTTTGACACAACAAATCCCTAGCCGCTATTTTGTACTAGGGAAGAAGAAATAA
- a CDS encoding DUF1846 domain-containing protein, which produces MKKQAFSSEQYLNLQRDHILERINQFDGKLYLEFGGKMLEDFHAARVLPGYEPDNKIKLLQELKDQVEVVIAINASNIEHSKARGDLGISYDQEVLRLIDKFNELNIYVGSVVITQYSGQPAADAFRNQLEKNGITSYIHYPIKGYPTDMNHIISPEGMGKNDYIKTSRNLIVVTAPGPGSGKLATCMSNMYHDQINGIKSGYAKFETFPVWNLPLHHPVNLAYEAATADLDDVNMIDPFHLETYGKTTVNYNRDIEIFPVLKRMLERILGESPYASPTDMGVNMVGFAITDDEAAKEASKQEIIRRYYQTVLDFKNERVPETAVKKIELLMNDLGITPEDRQVVVAARAKAEETGGSALALELPNGQIVTGKNSELFGPTAAALINAIKTSAGIDKDTKLIEPEVVKPIQGLKIDHLGSRNPRLHSNEILIALAITAANNADAARAMEELGNLKGSEAHSTIILTDEDKNVLRKLGINVTFDPYYQYDKLYRK; this is translated from the coding sequence ATGAAGAAACAAGCTTTTAGTTCTGAACAGTATTTGAATCTGCAACGCGACCATATTTTGGAGCGTATTAACCAGTTTGACGGGAAACTCTACTTGGAGTTTGGTGGTAAAATGTTGGAGGATTTCCACGCTGCTCGTGTCCTTCCTGGTTATGAGCCTGACAATAAAATCAAGCTCCTTCAAGAGCTTAAAGATCAGGTTGAAGTGGTTATCGCCATCAATGCTAGCAATATCGAGCACTCTAAGGCTCGTGGTGACCTTGGAATTTCTTACGATCAAGAGGTCCTTCGTCTGATTGATAAATTCAACGAGCTCAATATCTATGTGGGTTCTGTTGTTATTACGCAGTATTCAGGTCAACCTGCGGCTGATGCCTTCCGTAACCAACTGGAAAAAAATGGCATCACGTCTTACATCCACTACCCTATCAAGGGCTATCCAACGGATATGAACCATATCATTTCTCCTGAAGGTATGGGAAAAAATGACTATATCAAGACCAGCCGAAACCTTATCGTTGTTACTGCTCCTGGTCCTGGTTCTGGTAAATTGGCGACATGTATGTCTAACATGTACCACGACCAAATCAATGGCATCAAATCAGGTTATGCAAAATTTGAAACCTTCCCAGTTTGGAATTTGCCACTTCATCACCCAGTCAACTTGGCCTATGAAGCTGCCACTGCCGACCTTGATGATGTCAATATGATTGACCCCTTCCACTTGGAAACTTATGGCAAAACTACGGTAAACTACAACCGTGACATCGAGATTTTCCCAGTCCTTAAACGTATGCTTGAACGCATCCTTGGTGAGTCACCTTACGCTTCACCTACAGATATGGGTGTTAACATGGTTGGTTTTGCCATTACGGATGATGAGGCAGCCAAAGAAGCTTCTAAACAAGAGATTATCCGTCGCTACTATCAAACCGTCCTTGATTTCAAAAATGAACGTGTTCCTGAGACTGCTGTCAAGAAGATTGAGTTGCTCATGAATGATCTTGGTATTACTCCTGAAGATCGCCAAGTGGTCGTTGCAGCACGCGCTAAGGCTGAAGAAACAGGTGGTTCTGCTCTTGCCCTCGAATTGCCAAATGGTCAAATCGTCACTGGTAAGAATTCAGAACTCTTTGGTCCAACTGCAGCTGCTTTGATTAATGCTATCAAGACTTCTGCAGGTATTGATAAGGATACTAAACTTATCGAGCCTGAAGTGGTTAAACCTATCCAAGGTCTGAAAATTGACCATCTGGGTAGCCGTAATCCTCGTCTCCACTCCAACGAAATCCTTATCGCCTTGGCCATTACAGCTGCCAACAATGCGGATGCGGCGCGTGCCATGGAGGAACTTGGTAACCTCAAAGGTTCTGAAGCTCACTCAACAATCATTCTTACCGATGAAGACAAAAATGTTCTTCGTAAGCTCGGTATCAATGTGACCTTCGATCCTTACTATCAATACGACAAATTGTACCGTAAGTAA
- a CDS encoding glycerol dehydrogenase has protein sequence MRNFASPSRYIQGENALFENAKAISELGTHPVLLCDSVVYDIVGKRFEEYLVQNGLTVVPVFFNGEASDNEINRVVSLAKEEDCDLVIGLGGGKTIDSAKAIADLLQSSVVIAPTIASTDAPVSALSVIYTDEGAFERYIFYSKNPELVLVDSKVISQAPKRLLASGIADGLATWVEARAVMQANGKTMLGKHQTLAGVAIAERCEEILFADGLQAMAACEAKVVTPALENIIEANTLLSGIGFESGGLAAAHAIHNGFTALTGDIHHLTHGEKVAYGTLVQLFLENRPKEVLDKYIRFYQQIGMPTTLKEMHLENASYEDLLKVGQQATIEGETIHQMPFEVKASDIAQAIVAVDAYVHGLA, from the coding sequence ATGAGAAATTTTGCAAGTCCGTCACGTTACATTCAAGGTGAAAATGCCTTATTTGAAAATGCAAAAGCCATTTCAGAATTGGGAACTCATCCTGTTTTACTATGTGACTCAGTAGTTTATGATATTGTAGGTAAACGTTTCGAAGAATACCTTGTTCAAAATGGACTCACAGTTGTACCAGTCTTCTTTAATGGAGAAGCATCGGATAATGAAATTAATCGTGTGGTCAGCCTAGCCAAAGAAGAAGACTGTGATTTAGTTATTGGACTCGGTGGTGGTAAGACTATCGATAGTGCTAAAGCTATTGCAGACCTTCTACAATCGTCAGTTGTTATTGCCCCAACTATCGCATCTACAGATGCTCCAGTTTCAGCTTTGTCTGTTATCTATACTGACGAGGGTGCCTTTGAGCGCTATATCTTCTATTCTAAGAACCCAGAGTTGGTTTTGGTGGATAGTAAAGTGATCTCTCAAGCACCAAAACGTTTGTTAGCATCTGGTATTGCAGATGGCTTAGCAACTTGGGTAGAAGCTCGAGCAGTTATGCAAGCCAACGGAAAAACTATGCTAGGTAAACACCAAACTCTAGCAGGGGTTGCCATTGCTGAACGCTGTGAAGAGATTCTTTTTGCAGATGGTCTACAAGCCATGGCCGCTTGTGAAGCTAAAGTGGTAACGCCTGCCCTGGAAAATATTATTGAAGCTAATACCCTTCTTAGTGGTATTGGATTTGAAAGTGGTGGTTTGGCTGCTGCTCATGCCATCCATAATGGTTTCACAGCTCTCACTGGCGATATTCACCATTTGACTCATGGTGAAAAAGTAGCCTACGGAACTCTTGTGCAATTGTTCTTAGAAAATCGTCCAAAAGAAGTTTTGGATAAATACATTCGCTTCTATCAACAAATTGGCATGCCAACTACTCTTAAAGAAATGCATCTTGAAAATGCAAGCTATGAAGATCTTCTCAAGGTTGGTCAACAAGCGACTATTGAAGGAGAAACTATCCATCAAATGCCATTTGAAGTGAAAGCCTCTGATATTGCGCAAGCCATCGTTGCTGTAGATGCTTATGTTCATGGATTAGCCTAA
- the dhaM gene encoding dihydroxyacetone kinase phosphoryl donor subunit DhaM, producing MPELGIVIVSHSADIAKGLVSLIREVAPDIPLTATGGLEDGGLGSSFDHVQVAVDSQPANRLLAFYDLGSARMNLEMVEEFSDKEILIQQVPLIEGAYAASALLQAGASEVEILSQINELTIQK from the coding sequence ATGCCAGAACTTGGAATTGTGATTGTATCCCACTCCGCTGATATTGCTAAAGGTTTGGTGAGTCTGATTCGTGAAGTTGCGCCAGATATTCCTCTGACGGCTACAGGTGGTCTTGAAGATGGTGGCTTGGGTTCTAGTTTTGACCATGTTCAAGTAGCAGTGGATAGTCAGCCTGCTAACCGTCTCTTGGCCTTTTATGATCTGGGCAGTGCTCGCATGAATTTGGAGATGGTTGAAGAATTTTCAGACAAGGAAATCCTTATTCAGCAGGTACCTCTCATTGAGGGGGCCTATGCGGCATCAGCCTTGCTTCAGGCAGGAGCGAGTGAAGTTGAAATCTTATCACAGATAAATGAATTAACCATTCAAAAATAG
- a CDS encoding KxYKxGKxW signal peptide domain-containing protein gives MEKKVYFKLHKVKKQWVTIAVTGLALGLSFASLGYVSAAEQTHSTSEPTVENSIEENAIDVISPSTNEVTTKPEENKSLVTTNSSEIITETTSTESKQSVTDAATSDIGTSEINSQQALRSEVSTVTSSEVVSSETSHSETNAAHEVEESPVISGGHYTSDDQGNWYYIKDGKALTGMQNIDNVNVYFDADGKQVKGDTRHVNGSTYHFEKDSGQLTRSAFASDKNGNWYYLGQDGKALIGKQVIDNIPLYFYPNGVQAKDAFVVLDGNSYYFQKDTGQLVRDRFWSDDDGNWYYSDKEGKLLTGEQTIDGFDMYFYPDGVQAKGEIVTIGIEPYYFDKDSGHKVINTDITINGKTYHAEANGLLIETEQKLPQRPLVSGGHFQEDSSGNWYYYTATGEKLKGWQNVDGVTLYFDEEGRQAKDGERIIDGSHYYFSHYSGAVKTNYWHTWSIEIRRQEPFAKTYYEYYGSDGRRYYGWHRVGDQLYYFDHTGRVENGLTIFKGQNYLFDNHGKLVKDAFYIQSLRVFVGTLNTSYRSNKFGQVLTGEHHINGDDYYFSNSGSPVTDIVEKGGKDYYYFEGKLLKNYLGPLLKRQELDYDAYYSGIVGTDKDGVLLTGVSTANNGKLYYFENNRNIPKMFTVTTPTWKTIDGKLYHLEPSINRTYKHGGRSYTATVREEVDIIDHGVRTKTDKIKRIIGDDFSNLYYLDENNDFYIGHLLPENTDLTKIEETVIQSDNKFYAFNRTSSLSETSPLTVSKTLVYNKKAYLIDDKGVATETKLTNRFEHDDAWNWYYFDNEGKAVTGLHSIDNVTLYFDKEGKQAKGRLVEIDGQTHYFDRDSGAMWTNRTLELNGIRYVIDQNGYVTMNKPGQFIQDRDGDWAYIKENGQLATGLQIINHQKYYFDPTGKQAKGKRLLLDGKYYFFDNDTGAMFVNKFHETGDYFSKKYTYFGEDGSQIFGWATIEGKRVYFKEDGYQVRNDRHKIGDFDYFFKKDGSMLSNDIDGNYKYYYADKDGHLQFGWVNHNNETYYISPPWGAENRTYLQNINEKTYLLGPKGRLLRNTATDTSTSWNGFCISDENGVVKTGVIRLEDNRLYYFNPEIYMTTPFSGEWAEFDGKLYHFEKPISVSPESKGSPITTNTTLEKDGKTYIIDENGVATEKKD, from the coding sequence ATGGAAAAGAAAGTATACTTTAAACTTCACAAAGTAAAAAAGCAATGGGTAACCATTGCAGTAACTGGTCTAGCTCTAGGACTTAGTTTTGCAAGCTTGGGCTATGTGTCCGCAGCTGAACAGACTCACTCCACCTCAGAACCAACGGTTGAAAACAGCATAGAAGAAAATGCAATCGATGTCATAAGCCCGTCAACTAATGAAGTCACTACTAAACCAGAGGAAAACAAATCTTTAGTCACAACAAATTCAAGTGAAATCATCACTGAAACTACTTCTACTGAATCTAAACAAAGTGTCACTGATGCAGCTACTTCAGACATAGGTACTTCTGAAATTAACTCTCAACAAGCTCTTCGTTCGGAAGTCTCTACTGTTACTAGCAGTGAAGTCGTAAGCTCTGAAACATCACATTCTGAAACAAATGCAGCCCATGAAGTAGAAGAAAGTCCCGTAATATCCGGCGGTCATTACACTAGCGATGATCAGGGCAACTGGTACTATATTAAGGATGGGAAAGCACTTACTGGTATGCAAAATATTGATAATGTGAATGTCTACTTCGATGCCGATGGTAAGCAAGTCAAAGGAGACACCCGTCACGTTAATGGATCAACATATCACTTTGAGAAAGATAGTGGACAACTTACCCGTAGTGCTTTTGCATCTGATAAGAATGGAAATTGGTACTATTTAGGCCAAGATGGGAAAGCACTTATCGGTAAACAAGTTATTGACAATATACCACTCTACTTTTACCCTAATGGTGTCCAAGCTAAAGATGCCTTTGTCGTACTAGATGGAAATTCCTATTATTTTCAAAAAGATACTGGCCAATTGGTTCGTGACCGTTTTTGGTCGGATGACGACGGCAACTGGTACTATAGTGATAAAGAAGGGAAACTTCTAACAGGCGAACAGACTATAGATGGCTTCGACATGTATTTCTACCCAGACGGTGTTCAGGCCAAGGGTGAAATCGTTACAATAGGTATCGAACCCTATTACTTTGATAAGGATAGTGGTCATAAGGTTATAAATACCGACATCACTATTAATGGAAAAACTTACCACGCAGAAGCTAATGGTCTTTTGATTGAAACTGAACAGAAACTTCCTCAACGTCCACTTGTTTCTGGTGGCCATTTCCAAGAAGATTCCTCAGGCAACTGGTACTATTACACCGCAACAGGAGAGAAACTAAAAGGATGGCAAAATGTAGATGGAGTAACTCTTTACTTTGACGAAGAAGGTCGTCAAGCGAAAGATGGGGAAAGAATCATTGACGGCTCCCATTACTATTTTAGTCACTATTCAGGTGCTGTAAAAACCAACTATTGGCATACTTGGTCTATTGAAATCAGAAGACAGGAACCATTTGCTAAAACGTATTACGAATATTATGGTTCTGATGGTCGACGTTACTATGGATGGCATCGAGTTGGCGATCAACTTTATTATTTTGATCATACTGGTCGAGTTGAAAATGGTCTTACTATCTTCAAAGGACAAAACTACCTCTTTGATAATCATGGAAAATTGGTAAAAGATGCCTTTTATATTCAGTCATTACGTGTCTTTGTTGGAACTTTAAATACTAGCTATCGCTCCAATAAATTTGGCCAAGTACTAACCGGAGAACATCATATTAATGGTGATGACTACTATTTTTCAAATTCTGGTTCACCAGTCACTGATATAGTCGAAAAAGGAGGCAAGGACTATTACTATTTTGAAGGCAAACTTCTAAAAAACTATCTCGGACCTTTACTCAAACGTCAGGAACTGGATTATGATGCATACTACTCTGGCATCGTAGGTACAGATAAGGATGGGGTTTTACTTACAGGTGTTAGCACTGCAAATAATGGTAAACTCTATTATTTTGAAAATAATAGAAATATCCCCAAAATGTTTACAGTTACAACACCTACTTGGAAAACGATTGATGGTAAGCTATACCACTTAGAGCCTAGCATAAATAGAACTTACAAGCATGGTGGAAGAAGTTATACCGCTACCGTCAGGGAAGAAGTAGACATTATTGACCACGGAGTACGAACAAAGACCGATAAGATTAAACGTATTATTGGTGATGATTTTAGTAATCTATACTATCTTGATGAAAACAATGATTTTTACATCGGACATCTACTTCCAGAAAACACAGATTTAACTAAAATTGAAGAAACTGTAATTCAAAGTGATAATAAATTCTATGCTTTCAATAGAACAAGTTCGCTTTCCGAAACTTCCCCTCTCACAGTTTCCAAAACCTTAGTTTACAATAAAAAAGCCTACCTCATTGATGATAAAGGAGTAGCGACCGAAACTAAACTAACAAATCGTTTCGAACACGATGATGCATGGAATTGGTACTACTTTGATAACGAGGGAAAAGCTGTCACAGGACTCCATTCAATAGATAATGTCACTCTATACTTTGATAAAGAGGGCAAACAAGCTAAGGGAAGACTTGTCGAAATTGACGGTCAAACACATTATTTCGATAGAGACAGCGGAGCAATGTGGACTAACCGAACACTTGAACTTAATGGTATTCGTTATGTCATTGACCAAAATGGTTATGTAACTATGAATAAACCTGGACAATTTATTCAAGATAGAGATGGTGATTGGGCTTATATTAAAGAAAATGGACAGTTAGCCACTGGACTTCAAATTATTAATCATCAAAAATACTACTTTGATCCAACTGGAAAACAAGCCAAAGGAAAACGACTTCTGCTTGATGGAAAGTACTATTTCTTCGATAACGATACTGGTGCTATGTTCGTAAATAAATTCCATGAAACAGGCGATTACTTTTCTAAAAAATATACTTATTTTGGCGAGGATGGAAGCCAGATATTTGGTTGGGCAACTATTGAAGGTAAACGTGTTTATTTTAAAGAAGATGGCTACCAAGTTCGAAATGATAGACACAAGATAGGTGATTTCGATTATTTCTTCAAAAAAGACGGTAGTATGCTTTCTAATGATATTGACGGCAACTACAAATACTATTATGCTGATAAGGACGGTCATCTACAGTTCGGGTGGGTTAATCACAATAATGAAACCTACTACATTAGCCCACCATGGGGAGCTGAAAACCGAACATATCTACAAAATATCAATGAAAAGACCTATCTTTTGGGTCCTAAAGGACGACTTCTAAGGAATACAGCTACAGACACCTCGACCTCTTGGAATGGTTTCTGTATCTCTGATGAAAATGGAGTTGTAAAAACAGGTGTCATTCGGTTAGAAGATAATAGACTTTATTATTTCAACCCTGAAATTTATATGACTACTCCTTTTAGTGGCGAATGGGCAGAGTTTGATGGTAAACTTTATCATTTTGAAAAGCCGATATCAGTTAGTCCAGAGTCAAAAGGTTCTCCAATTACCACTAACACTACGCTTGAAAAAGATGGAAAAACCTATATTATTGACGAAAATGGCGTAGCTACAGAGAAAAAGGATTAA
- the dhaL gene encoding dihydroxyacetone kinase subunit DhaL translates to MDKTVAVKWMQDFDQKVEAEKDHLSELDSPIGDGDHGSNLARGMAAAIEAINTTEPKSAAEVFKAVSMALISKVGGASGPLYGSAFMGMMKAEQAGQDLAGVLEAGLEMIKKRGHVEAGEKTMVDVWHPVVEAVKQGQLTIDVIDQAVLSTKEVAATKGRASYVGERSIGHIDPGSYSSGLLFKALLEAEG, encoded by the coding sequence ATGGATAAAACAGTTGCAGTAAAATGGATGCAAGACTTTGACCAAAAAGTTGAAGCAGAAAAAGACCACTTGTCTGAATTAGATAGTCCTATTGGAGATGGTGATCATGGTTCTAACTTGGCGCGTGGTATGGCGGCAGCTATTGAGGCTATTAACACTACTGAACCAAAAAGTGCAGCAGAGGTTTTTAAGGCGGTGTCAATGGCCTTGATTAGTAAGGTTGGTGGTGCCTCAGGTCCGCTTTATGGGTCTGCCTTTATGGGCATGATGAAGGCTGAACAAGCTGGTCAGGATTTGGCAGGTGTGCTTGAGGCAGGTCTCGAGATGATTAAAAAACGTGGCCATGTAGAAGCCGGTGAAAAGACCATGGTGGATGTTTGGCATCCAGTTGTTGAAGCTGTCAAACAAGGCCAACTCACCATTGATGTCATTGATCAAGCTGTTCTTTCAACCAAGGAAGTTGCGGCTACAAAGGGGCGTGCCTCTTATGTCGGTGAGCGTTCAATTGGTCACATCGACCCAGGTTCCTATTCATCTGGCCTACTCTTCAAGGCCTTGCTAGAAGCGGAGGGCTAG
- the dhaK gene encoding dihydroxyacetone kinase subunit DhaK: MKKIINKPENVVTEMLDGLAYVHSDLVHRVDGFDIIARNEQAAGQVGLISGGGSGHEPAHAGFVGDGMLSAAIAGAVFTSPTPDQILEAIKEADQGAGVFMVVKNYSGDIMNFEMAQELAEMEGIEVASVVVDDDIAVEDSLYTQGRRGVAGTIFVHKILGHAAREGKSLAEIKDLADKIVPNIHTIGLALSGATVPEVGKPGFVLAEDEIEYGIGIHGEPGYRKESMQPSRQLAEELTGKLLEAFEAKSGERYALLINGMGATPLMEQYVFANDVASILGDAGLDIAYKKLGNYMTSIDMSGLSLTLMKIEDEAWLKALESPVKTIAW, encoded by the coding sequence ATGAAAAAAATTATCAATAAACCTGAAAATGTTGTGACAGAGATGCTAGATGGTTTGGCTTATGTTCACAGTGATTTGGTGCATCGTGTTGACGGCTTTGACATCATCGCTAGAAATGAGCAGGCTGCTGGTCAGGTCGGTCTCATTTCTGGTGGTGGAAGTGGTCATGAGCCAGCTCACGCTGGTTTTGTAGGTGATGGTATGCTTTCAGCAGCCATCGCAGGTGCAGTATTTACGTCACCAACGCCTGATCAAATTTTGGAAGCTATCAAGGAAGCAGATCAAGGGGCTGGTGTCTTCATGGTTGTTAAAAATTATTCTGGGGACATCATGAATTTTGAGATGGCTCAAGAATTGGCTGAAATGGAAGGTATCGAGGTTGCCAGTGTCGTTGTGGACGACGATATTGCTGTGGAAGATAGCCTCTATACTCAAGGTCGTCGTGGGGTTGCAGGTACCATTTTCGTGCATAAGATCCTAGGTCATGCGGCTCGCGAAGGTAAGTCTCTGGCTGAAATCAAAGACTTGGCTGACAAGATTGTTCCTAATATCCACACTATTGGTTTGGCCCTCAGCGGTGCGACAGTTCCTGAGGTCGGCAAGCCTGGTTTTGTCCTAGCAGAGGATGAAATAGAGTACGGTATTGGTATCCATGGTGAACCAGGCTATCGCAAGGAGTCTATGCAACCTTCTCGACAGTTAGCTGAAGAATTGACAGGGAAGCTCCTTGAAGCCTTTGAGGCTAAGTCAGGCGAACGCTATGCCCTTCTCATCAATGGTATGGGTGCGACACCACTCATGGAGCAGTATGTCTTTGCTAATGATGTAGCAAGTATTCTTGGAGATGCCGGACTAGATATAGCATATAAAAAGTTAGGTAATTACATGACATCTATTGATATGTCAGGTCTCTCATTGACGCTCATGAAGATTGAAGATGAGGCTTGGCTTAAGGCTTTGGAGAGTCCAGTTAAGACTATTGCTTGGTAG
- a CDS encoding Gfo/Idh/MocA family protein — MTNQIKYKWASLGTGVIANELAQALEALGGKLYSVANRTYDKGVAFAETYGIEKVYKEIDEVFKDPEVDIIYISTPHNTHINFLRKALAAGKHVLCEKSITLNSEELAEAIQLAEENHVKLAEAMTIFHMPIYRKLSEIVESGKLGPLKVIQMNFGSYKEYDMTNRFFNRNLAGGALLDIGVYALSFVRWFMTSQPTEIVSQVKLAPTGVDEQAGILLTNAEGEMATVTLSLHAKQPKRGTIAYDKGYIELYEYPRGQKAVITYTEDGSQEVIEAGETAKALQYEVLDMEAAVSGRENHLYLNYSRDVMELMTQLRKDWGLVYPEEE; from the coding sequence ATGACAAATCAAATTAAGTATAAATGGGCTAGTCTTGGAACTGGCGTTATTGCCAACGAATTGGCACAGGCTTTAGAGGCTCTAGGTGGTAAACTCTATTCCGTTGCAAATCGTACCTATGATAAGGGGGTGGCCTTTGCTGAGACATATGGTATTGAAAAGGTTTATAAAGAGATTGATGAAGTGTTTAAAGATCCTGAAGTGGATATTATCTACATTTCAACGCCTCACAATACGCATATCAATTTTCTTCGCAAGGCACTTGCAGCAGGTAAACACGTCCTCTGTGAAAAATCTATCACCTTAAATAGTGAGGAATTGGCAGAAGCTATCCAGCTCGCCGAAGAAAATCATGTCAAACTGGCAGAAGCCATGACTATTTTCCATATGCCTATCTATCGAAAACTATCTGAAATCGTGGAAAGTGGTAAGCTAGGGCCTCTCAAGGTCATCCAGATGAACTTCGGTTCTTACAAAGAATATGACATGACCAACCGCTTTTTCAATCGTAATCTAGCTGGTGGTGCCCTACTTGATATCGGTGTCTATGCCCTATCCTTCGTGCGTTGGTTTATGACCTCACAACCGACAGAGATAGTTTCACAGGTCAAATTAGCTCCGACTGGCGTTGATGAGCAAGCGGGCATTCTTCTTACCAATGCAGAAGGGGAGATGGCGACGGTGACGCTAAGTCTTCATGCTAAACAACCTAAACGTGGCACCATCGCTTATGACAAGGGCTATATCGAGCTTTACGAATACCCACGTGGGCAAAAGGCAGTCATCACCTATACAGAAGATGGCTCACAAGAAGTCATCGAGGCCGGAGAAACCGCCAAAGCCCTCCAGTATGAAGTCCTAGACATGGAAGCAGCCGTCTCAGGAAGGGAAAATCATCTTTATCTGAACTATAGCCGAGATGTCATGGAACTTATGACTCAACTCCGCAAAGATTGGGGCTTGGTCTACCCAGAAGAAGAGTAG